In Nicotiana tabacum cultivar K326 chromosome 17, ASM71507v2, whole genome shotgun sequence, one DNA window encodes the following:
- the LOC107825229 gene encoding transcription factor bHLH18-like, whose amino-acid sequence MDMSSATWWSEMEIMNMNDLQYVEHCQTMTASVDELPFDNNYPFSPCTYGIQAAEILEEKPAFWSSRMETDHQNTYFSSPSPSTSPPPSSSSPSVISFCNTNSPSIQNYHENLNSSVKTEVPSGTTTINFSSQTSPDFDFDDSQHLFQATGFGAGDINQKKSTYSRTPLQAQDHVLSERKRRERLTQCFISLSTLIPNLKKLDKASILGDAIKYIKQLENQVKSLEEETKKFSEEPVVAVKRTRLLSTYDNSSSSDENSNTSSTNKSVPDIEVRAADGNVLIRIYCKKQATIIKEIFSQVEKFNLTIISNSVMPFGDISTYITIVAKMDYQLNMTAEYVAKRIREAIMKLISSHIDV is encoded by the exons ATGGATATGTCATCGGCTACATGGTGGTCTGAAATG GAGATTATGAATATGAATGATCTTCAATACGTCGAACACTGCCAGACGATGACCGCATCAGTCGATGAATTGCCTTTCGATAATAATTACCCCTTCTCCCCTTGCACCTACGGTATTCAGGCTGCTGAAATATTGGAGGAGAAGCCAGCTTTTTGGAGTTCCAGAATGGAAACTGATCACCAAAATACATATttctcttctccttctccttctacTTCTCCTccgccttcttcttcttcccccagCGTCATTTCTTTTTGCAACACCAACTCACCATCAATCCAAAACTACCACGAAAACTTGAACAGCTCGGTCAAGACTGAGGTTCCATCAGGAACTACTACCATAAACTTCTCCTCTCAAACTTCTCCAGATTTTGATTTTGACGATAGCCAGCATCTATTCCAGGCCACGGGATTTGGCGCTGGCGATATTAATCAGAAGAAGAGTACCTATAGTAGAACACCTTTGCAGGCACAAGACCACGTTCTCTCAGAAAGAAAACGAAGAGAACGCCTTACCCAGTGCTTCATATCTTTGTCCACCCTCATCCCTAACCTAAAGAAG TTGGACAAGGCATCAATACTTGGAGATGCGATTAAATATATAAAACAACTGGAAAATCAAGTAAAAAGCCTTGaggaagaaacaaagaaatttaGCGAGGAGCCTGTGGTTGCAGTTAAGAGAACTCGACTGCTCTCAACTTatgacaactcctcatcttctgATGAAAACTCCAACACTAGCAGCACCAACAAATCAGTCCCAGATATTGAAGTTAGAGCTGCAGATGGGAATGTTCTGATTAGGATTTATTGCAAAAAACAAGCGACGATAATAAAGGAAATATTCAGCCAAGTAGAGAAGTTCAATCTCACTATCATTAGTAACAGTGTCATGCCATTTGGCGACATCAGCACCTACATAACCATTGTTGCGAAG ATGGATTATCAGCTGAACATGACAGCAGAATATGTAGCAAAAAGAATACGTGAGGCGATAATGAAACTCATCAGCAGTCATATTGACGTTTAA